One part of the Malus sylvestris chromosome 2, drMalSylv7.2, whole genome shotgun sequence genome encodes these proteins:
- the LOC126603766 gene encoding protein SOSEKI 1-like, with the protein MRACVQEGRVMFGNTCLDEDLITPISDNEYVLKGSEIIPFVFDYPLKSYAEKSSCLIKDEVINKDKNAKELASSTTPSSFSSSYSLSPPQQTRLANDTTKRNSSASSNMFRNLITCGVVNTNDAVVVMLNPANKTYSCKSNSSQAMIMADHRISKGDHKLAGRSAGVSGTCQNPQQLPQQPHTASSSDGEKDATKQQKEREFSGQKAASAAYRTIGRPHCSQCRKLFKPEKLHSHMKSCRGMKAETKIPEMGSRNPQTPRNPLQVSGPDELNMPSND; encoded by the exons ATGCGCGCATGCGTGCAGGAGGGACGGGTTATGTTTGGCAATACTTGCCTGGACGAAGACCTCATCACACCAATCTCCGATAATGAATACGTCCTCAAAGGATCCGAGATCATCCCTTTCGTTTTTG ATTATCCTCTGAAATCCTACGCCGAAAAGAGTAGTTGCCTGATTAAAGATGAG GTTATTAACAAGGACAAAAACGCCAAAGAATTGGCTTCTTCTACAACTccgtcttctttttcttcctcttatTCACTTTCACCGCCTCAGCAGACGCGGCTGGCAAATGATACTACTAAGAGAAATTCAAGTGCATCTTCCAACATGTTCCGCAATTTGATTACTTGTGGTGTTGTCAACACAAATGACGCCGTTGTAGTCATGTTGAATCCAGCTAATAAAACATATTCCTGCAAGTCTAACAGCAGCCAAGCCATGATCATGGCTGATCATCGTATTTCTAAAGGAGATCACAAGTTGGCAGGTAGGTCTGCCGGAGTTTCTGGGACTTGCCAGAATCCACAGCAGCTGCCGCAGCAACCCCACACTGCTAGTAG CTCTGATGGAGAGAAAGATGCGACTAAGCAGCAAAAGGAGCGCGAGTTCAGTGGCCAAAAAGCGGCTTCTGCTGCTTACAGAACCATTGGTCGGCCGCATTGCTC GCAGTGCAGGAAGCTGTTTAAGCCAGAAAAATTGCACTCACACATGAAGTCGTGCAGAGGAATGAAAGCTGAAACGAAGATACCTGAAATGGGATCAAGAAATCCTCAAACTCCGAGGAATCCGCTTCAGGTTTCTGGACCTGACGAGCTGAATATGCCCAGTAATGACTGA